Part of the Periophthalmus magnuspinnatus isolate fPerMag1 chromosome 23, fPerMag1.2.pri, whole genome shotgun sequence genome, GAATGAGTCCTAGAGCTCCGGGCAGAGGTAATATACGGCGAGGAGGATGGACCGGGGGAGTCCTCGCACTGAGTCTGAACTGCCCATTGGCACTGCCCCTGTGAGCGCTGCTGCGTGCCTCCACAGAGCAAGAGCGACACCGGAGCGCACTCTTGTGGCGCATCTGATAATAGCAACTGGAAGCAAGATCACGCACAGGAATACAACATACCTGATTGGTAtgatttattgttcaaaattggtctgaaaaatacatttgaggAGTTGATAAATTGAACTGGATTTAATAGCAAACAAGTGGAAGATAAAGCAATTCAAAAGGCTCATCATCTCACACAAGCAACAAGACTTGATACCattcaaaatatgtaatatttagttttaaattgttaattgctatggcaactctCCTAAATGCCATTATTTATCAGTCCATGAATATCCAACCTCTTCACAGCGAGACATTTGGGTAAAACCGGAGTAGATTTACCTCCACTAGATGTCACTTTAACTCTGGGTTACTGGCCAGTTTACACTGTTGGTAAAAGTCAGGGGTGTGTAGAAGCAAATATTTTCTACCATGCTTctgattttaaagttttattttaagtagGTGTATTACAAGTGTTGTTCAGTTATTTGGTTTGTAAAACCAAAACATTAGACAGGTTAatgttgtcaacataaagcttttagaGCTACGGGGGAAGAGTAGCTACTAAGTAGTAAGAAAGTTGTTACTAAGATTTTCTTGACTCAAATACTTTATAATGCTATACTAACATTTTCTCAAAATTgaaactttttaacttttaacctTTAAAAGGTTAAAGGCCTACCTAATTAGTCCTATAAATGTAGACCACTTGACTCAAAGTAGTTCAGCTAAATATCCACTTATAGCTTATTAAGAATAGTAAATTGTGTTCTCTAGtcaatttgaggacttttcctaATCGTAGGCAAACTCTTGATCAATTGTGAGACAGTGGTTTCACTTCCACTCCTTACGTCGGTCCTGCCTCTCGCACAGCCGTTCCGTGCGCTTTTACGCAGCGCGCCACTGGCTGACAGCGCAGTGCCATGTAGAGCTGAAGCTGGAgaagatgctgctgttgtgcgCGCTGTGCGCGCTGTGGTCCACAGTGCCTCACAGGACGGCGGGAAAAGCTTTCAGTTTGGATggacacacacagcactttgcCGTGACTCGTGATGGGCTTTACGTTTCCACGGAACAAAACCTGTACCAGCTCCGCTCAGACCTCAGTCTGGTGCGGCGCGTGTCCCTGAGGGGGCTGGTTTTGAGCTCAGAGCCGAAATTTGTCCGTGTCCCAGATGGAACCGCCGGGAATGACACTCTCATGGTAAACGTGCTCCTGCCCTTCACCTCCAACAACACCCTGGTCTTGTGTGGCGTTGTGAATGACTGCGGTCATTGCGAAGTTCTATCGCTGCAGGACGTGTCCACTGTCATATACACGGAGACCATTCTCTTGGGTCCTGTCACTAGGCACACCGAGTCCGTGGCCTTTCTGGTCACTGAGGTCACGAATGGAAGAAATAACACATACATCCTGGCAGCCACAGAGCAGAGCCCCAAGTCAAGGAAAAGTGCGTGCGCCATACAAGAAGAAATCCTCTATCTGTTCAACACCGAGGACTCTCAGGACGGTGGCATCTTTTCCTTCAGCTTACCCTCTGCAACTTTTCATCTCAGGGACAACAGTGAACAAGTGGGCTTCGTGGACGGTTTCCAGGTGGATTCCTTCATTTATCTTTTTTCTAACGTGAAATCTTCCCCTGGAAACGTGGTGCGCCTGACTTGGCTCGAGGCCAAACACACTTCGCACGTGCTGAAGGTCTATACTCTCAAGTCCCTGCGGGGCGCTACTCTTAGCACGGGTTCTTCGGGCTCAGGTGGGAAGCTCCTGGCCTCCTCCATGATTCCCGGGACCGTACCACTCAGGTGGGCCGGTGTGTTCAGCGTGGACGGGACAAGCGCCAACACTGAACTGCTGATGTTTGATATCAGTCCAGACCGCAGCGTCGAACAAAACAAGGACCCGCACTTCAAAGTTGACGATACCTCGAAGACCTCGCTGAAGACCGTGAGGCCGCAGAAAACACTGCTGAAGCAGAGCCACATGAGCTCTGTGCTGGCGCTCAAACACGGGGCCTGGAGCCTCTTCTTCATCGGAACAGCGGATGGACAGCTCatcaaggtgtgtccactaaacTGCAGTTTACCCATAGGAAATCACCTAAAAGGAGCAGCTTTAGTGATTTGCAAAGTGTCCAAGTTCCTACAGGTCACCATGGGGCTAATGAACAGACCAAGAAGTGGATGAGTTTCCAGTAGTTTTTGGTTGGCCTTTTAATTGCTGTAACCTTTCCTTTGCATTAGTTGGAAGCGTCACATTTGGCTCAGAACAGCAATCTTTAGGTCTGCATAGAAGGCCTGAGCCTTATTGGAGAGAATATTCAATTAAAGTTTGGTTTATATATATTTGCCAAATTTATGCAATTTGAGGAGCAACATAGAATAAAATGTAGTTTGTCTCTCTTAGTTTGAAATATATTGTGCATTTTGATGCTCATTGCTCAGTTGTTTTACTTTCAGCTTGTTGTGGACAAACATTACCAATCTGCATGTCCAAAAGTCCTGTACAGAGCCAATGATGACCAA contains:
- the LOC117392278 gene encoding plexin-C1-like — encoded protein: MDRGSPRTESELPIGTAPWFHFHSLRRSCLSHSRSVRFYAARHWLTAQCHVELKLEKMLLLCALCALWSTVPHRTAGKAFSLDGHTQHFAVTRDGLYVSTEQNLYQLRSDLSLVRRVSLRGLVLSSEPKFVRVPDGTAGNDTLMVNVLLPFTSNNTLVLCGVVNDCGHCEVLSLQDVSTVIYTETILLGPVTRHTESVAFLVTEVTNGRNNTYILAATEQSPKSRKSACAIQEEILYLFNTEDSQDGGIFSFSLPSATFHLRDNSEQVGFVDGFQVDSFIYLFSNVKSSPGNVVRLTWLEAKHTSHVLKVYTLKSLRGATLSTGSSGSGGKLLASSMIPGTVPLRWAGVFSVDGTSANTELLMFDISPDRSVEQNKDPHFKVDDTSKTSLKTVRPQKTLLKQSHMSSVLALKHGAWSLFFIGTADGQLIKLVVDKHYQSACPKVLYRANDDQEVFPKLHVDEVEHKHVYVAFTNQIMRIPVSKCSTYKTLRDCWSAQDPQCVWCISRQRCTFQSECQNSSWVSIPEDFQEENIFSFKAESKASAQITIIVQIHVTVGPTKPHNFACQFSQPCERSPPPSYPQCICVLHNIQLPAQGLDVAVKMRMWKEEWLEKLNLRNCSEITGPPSPALCRECITAGCGWSSDSCSWANEGSTNKKANKLDLLNYSRLMKAKKFNNDTDSYTCEIKNRASADCEHLVNQYTSNAINTCAML